From Neomonachus schauinslandi chromosome 4, ASM220157v2, whole genome shotgun sequence:
CTAGGTCGCTTTGCTGTGCGTGACATGAGGCAGACCGTGGCTGTTGGGGTCatcaaggctgtggagaaaaaagCAGCGACTGGTGGCAAAGTCACCAAGTCTGCCATGAAAGCAGCCAGGAAGTGAGTGGTGACAGCTACTCTAGGACtttctgggagaggggcagccCAGGAGGAGCCACAGCTGGAAAAGAACGGCTCAAGAAGCCTTAGGTTACTCTTCTCTTGCCTGAACAGTCTTAAACCCGCCCCTGCTAATGcacttttctttttgctgatgAGTCTGAGGCATGGGAATAAAGCACAGCAAGTCTTTTTGCCTCTGCTTCTACTGACCTTGATTGCAAGCAAGGAGGAAGCAGGTGGGGTGCTCAGTCTAATTCTACCCCTCACCTTCCTTCTGGTGCCTGCCTGAGCAAGAACCAGAGAGCTAGGGTCACAGGGAGGAAAATGTGTAAAGAGGAAAGTATAGGGCAGCTTTTGGCCCAGGCCAAGTTCATCAGTTCCTAGAACAGGACTCTGGTGTTTTAAACTGCCTGACTTAAATAGTGTCTATAAAAGTTACTGAATCTTCTGTGTGCCTtgctcgtctgtaaaatgggaagatacTATTATCTGCCTCCACAGGGATGTTGAAGTTTGAGTGAGCTGGTACCTGCTGGGCATGGTAATCAGCTACTCTCATTCACATGGTGGGGGCACTGGAGGCAAGTGAGCTCTATTATGGGGACGTTCTATTGGAAAAAACTTGAGGAGAAGTGGATGAGCCTGAGGTTTGTAGGATGAGCTGTTTTATATTTCCTAGGTATATGTTTCCCTCAGGTTACTTTTTAAACTTCAGTTTAACAATTTGAGTCACAAAGTTGCAAGAGGCAATTTCACCCAGATTCCCCAAGtcttatttaccattttttaCCCGAATTATTTGAGAGTAAGCTGCAAACACGGTGGCCCTTTACAATGAATACTGTAAGTCCAAGAATATTCTCTGATATAATCAAGGTCAAGTAATCAGAATGAGGACATTAAATTAACATGGGTATACTTCTGAAATCTGCAGACCTGATTCAGATTTTGCCAATTATTCCAGAAACATGctttatagcaaaagaaaatccAGGATCATGTGTTGCATTCAGCAGTCTTGTCTCTTTATTGCAAGTTTTGGAGCAGCCCCTCCCTTGGCTCTGTTCCTCCCAGAGGTTTGGTTGAGACATCTGCTCTGGGCTAGCTAGTTGCTGCCTGATGGAGGAAGCTCAGAGGTGCGGGTTGGTAGGAGGGGGTGTCTCTTTGCTCTCCTCCATCAGCCCAGCTTTCCAGAAGTCCCTTGCATCCCTACTGGATGAAACCAGGAGAGCCCGGGGGCTTTTATCTCCCCTGTagcagcaggagaagggaatTACGGCAGCAGAAGTGAGAGGCTTGTCTCCTTTTCCACCcaagccctttgcccatttaTTCTGTTAAAGAAACGGCAGATTCAAGACCAAGTCAAGGGATCCACATCAAGGGATGTGGATCCTGGCAGCCCCTCGGGTCTTGCTGCTGAGGATTAGTGTGAACCAGGAAGCCCTACTCTTGTTTGCGATTGGAGCCTGTCTGTCAGACTAATCTGCAAGCCATTTTTGTGCATGCAGGATGACTCTGTTGATTGTACACCATGTCTAACACTTTTTTTGGGAGGGGGTAAAGGGTTGCTTGGAAACAGTGGGTTTATATTAAGAGTAACCCCTTATTGCGAGCTTAACTGTGCTCTACACAATTACCTCGTTTAATTTTCACAACGATCTCCTATGATATCGGTACCCATTTTAAAgctgaggaaaactgaggctgaaaGAGGTCTAATTAGTAACCCGCTGTAGGTCGCGTGTCTATCAGCCAAGACAGGAGCATACTGTCTCCACAGCTCAGGACTCTTAAGTCATCACTGTTCTAACTATAAATTCCATTTGTTACATTGTCACCGAGTAAATTACATACACTTACAGTTTGCATAACTGATTTCACATAGTCCTGGAAGTCTCATCACGCCAAGAACCACCAGGTACGGAGACTGTGGGAGGGAAGGGCGCCCACAGAGACCGGAAGTTCAAGGAAAAGCCCGTTCAGGGAGCTTTAAAAACCAATTTTGGAAACCGGATCCTGGTGTCCCGCGAGCGCGGCTCACACTGGTGGGCGGCGCCCACCAGGCCGAGCCCCGCGCTACGCCGCGCCGCCCCCACCCCTTTTCCTCCGCCGCAGCTCTCTGGGTGTCCTGCGGAAAGAGCCCGCCTCCCGACCCATAAGGCCCTGGGCCGGAAGCCTcactttctcttcctgttctccACCATGGCGGTGAGTAGCTGATGCCCGGGTTTGCTTCCCTTCATCCGCCTTCATCCACGGCGGGCCGAGGCCGCGGGAGCTGTCTCGTCCGCGGCCCGAGAAGAGAGGAGCCCGCAAGGCTGGCCGTGCCGAAACTGGCAGAGCCATGCGGGCCGAGAGCGCAGAGCTGAACGTTGTCGCCTCCCCTTCCGCCCTCTTAGGAGCGGGCTCGGGGCAGCCGCTGGGAGGGCTCAGAAGCGCGGCCCGTAGGCTGCAGGGAGGGCGAGTGGAGCGAACGGAGGGGCTGGCACACGGTGTCCGGACTTGTTACCCGTCCCGGGGACTTGAGACTTGCCGCGGGCTAGGGAGCCTCAGCTTGTTCCTCCGCTTGGGGAAGGCGCTAGCCTTCTGCCGCGGCCACCCGGCTGCTTCGGAATGGAATGGGGGGACGTCGCAGAACCACGTGATTCCCGTTTCCCCAGCcgtttaaattctgttttctcccCCGTCGGCTTTATAGTGCGGACGCGCTCCGACACCTTACACGCTGAGCCCGTTGGGGTTCATCCTCTGCCTGTAACTTTAACTCCCGATACCTGTCCTCAGTTTCTGATCGCCCATTCCGTGCGTGGAGAAGGAAACCAGATCCCGAGCTGTCTTCTGCCTTGGTGCCTCCCACACAAACGCCGTGATACTTTTTAAACCCTTTAGGGCTTTCGTTAGGAGCCAGGATGAGCAGAAATAGGTATGCTGTGTATGCTAATGCTGGCCTCGGGGCTGTGGCGGGGTTGTGTGTTGACTGCGGCGCTCCCCTTGTTGCAGCAGGATCAAGGTGAGAAGGAGAACCCCATGCGGGAACTTCGCATCCGCAAGCTCTGCCTCAACATCTGTGTGGGGGAGAGTGGAGACAGACTGACTCGGGCAGCCAAGGTGCTGGAGCAGCTCACAGGCCAGACGCCCGTGTTCTCCAAAGGTGAGTGGTGGCAGTCGGGGGAGAGGACCGGCGGCTGCGTATGCCTGCATTTTTCCTAATTTACGTGGCGTCCAGCCTGTTCAATGCCCGTTTTGAAAGTGACAGTTGGTGTCCCTTAAAAGCATTACTTTCCTGAGCTACCCAAGAAGTATCTTCCTTTCAAGATTGGGTTTGGTGTTGGAATACCGGGTTTTTAAGTTAGCAGAAATTAAGCTAGGACTAGTCCCAAGTAGAGATTTTCCGGGGAAAGTTAGAAATGTTGGGAATGCAGTAAATGGTATTTGGCTTGATTCACATTTGGAATTTATAGGCTACATTAAGAACAAGAGCTGTGTGCCTAGAccagctgggttcaaatcctggttccatCATTTGCTAGTCTGACTTTGGCCTTTCTGGGTCTCAGCTTCGTTATTTACCTAAAGGGGATGATAATACTTAATAAGATTGTGAAGGATTAAATGGGTTCTATGAAGTGCCTGCTATATACCAAGCTCAGTGTAGATGTTACCAttgttttgttgccttttttttgtttttgaagttccATTGCTTTAGGATAGTGGAATATGGCAAGTTCTTGGGCCCAGATCCTGCCTTTTATTACCAactgtgatttggggcaagttaacTTCCCAGAACTTCCTCTGTAATTTGACGATACCATTACAATAACGCTTTAGAGAATCTTAGCtattttcaataatgttttgttttctttagaacACAGTGAACCTATTTCTTTCTAGTGGCCTAGTCTGGCTGTGTACTTGGCCCATCCTGAGACTCCGACATTATGGctttgagcacttttttttttttttttttaagattttatttatttatttgacagagagcacaagcagggggaatgcagggagagggagaagcaggcttccctgctgagcagggagcccgatacagggctccagggctcaatctcaggaccctgagatcatgacctgagccaaaggcggacgcttaaccgactgagccacccaggcgtcccatttcGAGCTCTTAATTGCCTAAGTATGACTGAGGACTTGGAAgttgaaaaatatgttttctgtgtTATGGGTGAAACCAGATGTAGGTGACACTGGTTAGAACGCCACCGTTTGGGATGTGGGTAGATATTTAATGTCTTCTAGGAGTTACGAAGATGATCTGGGTAAGAGGTGAGTGCAGTGGGAGTGTGATACCTGACTCCTTGTTTACCCCTGCCTGCAGCTAGATACACGGTTAGATCCTTTGGTatcaggagaaatgaaaagattgCTGTCCACTGCACAGTCCGTGGGGCCAAGGCAGAAGAAATCCTGGAAAAAGGTCTAAAGGTGAGGCTGATCCCCTCATGGGATAATAATAAAGAGTGCCAACTTAACACAAGTAGATAATAACAGTGGTGGTGGTTACACTTCATGTACTGTCTTTGGTGccttggctttttaattttaattttttttattattttttaatctctaaaggGGGTTTCCTGCA
This genomic window contains:
- the RPL11 gene encoding 60S ribosomal protein L11 isoform X1; this encodes MLCMLMLASGLWRGCVLTAALPLLQQDQGEKENPMRELRIRKLCLNICVGESGDRLTRAAKVLEQLTGQTPVFSKARYTVRSFGIRRNEKIAVHCTVRGAKAEEILEKGLKVREYELRKNNFSDTGNFGFGIQEHIDLGIKYDPSIGIYGLDFYVVLGRPGFSIADKKRRTGCIGAKHRISKEEAMRWFQQKYDGIILPGK